Within the Paracoccus everestensis genome, the region TGGCCTTCAAGCATTTCTACCGCGCCTGGGACGACAGCGCCGCCGCCCCCGAGGACGTGGCCCGCTTTCCCAAGCTGGATCTGGTCAGCATCGAGGATTTCGGCGGCTGGAAGAAGGTTCAGCCCGAACATTTCGGTGACGGCGGCATCTTCGACCAGATTTATACGACGAAGTGACGGCCATGACTGCGCGCCCCCTGGTCCACCGAACTGCGATGCCCGGCCTTGGCCTGTCGGCCGGCGTCACCCTGACGATGCTGTCCATCGTCGTCCTGCTGCCCATCGGCGCCCTTCTGTTGAAGGGCGCCAGTTTCGGCTTTTCCAACGTGCTGGAGGTCGTGGCCCGCGAACGCGTCCAGGCGGCGCTGTTCCTGTCGTTCAAGCTGTCGCTGCTGGCGGCGGCGTTCAACCTGATCTTCGGCGTGCTTCTGGCATGGGTTCTGGTCCGCTACAGCTTTCCCGGCAAGCGCATCCTGGACGCCGCCGTTGACCTGCCCTTTGCCCTGCCCACCGCCGTGGCAGGCATCGCGCTGACCGCGCTTTATGCGCCCAATGGCCCCTTTGGCGAACTGTTCCAGCAAATGGGGCTGAAGATCGCCTATACCCAGGCGGGCATCTTCATCGCGCTGGTCTTCGTGGGCCTGCCCTTCGTCACCCGCACTGTCCAGCCGGTGATCGAGGAAATCGACCGAGAGGTCGAGGAAGCCTCGGCCACCCTTGGCGCCACGCGCCTTTACACGCTGCGCCATGTGATCCTGCCCATGCTGACGCCCGCCGCGCTGACCGGCTTTGCCTTGTCGCTGGCCCGCGCGGTGGGCGAGTACGGGTCGGTGATCTTCATCGCGGGCAACATTCCCCTGCGCACGGAAATCGCGCCCCTGCTGATCGTGATCCAGTTGGAGGAATTCAACTATGACGCCGCAGCCGCCATTGGCATCGCCATGCTGGTGATTTCCTTCGCCATGCTTCTGGCGATCAACCTGATCCAGATCATCAGCCGAAGGAAAATGGGCCATGTCTGACGCCACCCTTCACCCCGCGCGCGCCTTTCGCGCAGCCACCCAGGAAGCGCCCCTTATGCGCGCAGCCCTGATCGGGATCGCGGTCGCGGGCCTGGCCGTTCTGGTGTTCGCCCCCCTGGCCGTCGTCTTTGCCGAGGCCCTGAAGGACGGCTGGCTGGCGCCCATGGAATCGCTGGGCAACCGGGATGCCCGGTCGGCGATCCAGTTGACGCTGCTGATCACCGCCATCGCCGTGCCGCTGAACGCCGCCTTTGGCGTCGCGGCGGCCTGGCTGATCACCAAGTTCGACTTTCGTGGCAAGGCCTTCCTGATCACGCTGATCGACCTGCCCTTCTCGGTCAGCCCGGTCGTCGCGGGCTTGTGCATCGTGCTGCTGTTCGGCGCCAATTCGGTCGTCGGCGGCTGGCTGATCGCCCATGGCTGGCCCATCGTCTTTGCCATTCCCGGGATCGTCCTGGCGACCGTCTTCGTGACCTTTCCCTTTGTCGCGCGCGAACTGATCCCGGTGATGATCGAGCAAGGCCGGGCCGAGGAGGAAGCCGCCCTGACGCTTGGCGCGTCCGGCTGGCGGACCTTCCGCACGGTGACCCTACCCAACATCCGTTGGGCACTGCTGTATGGCACGCTGCTGTGCACGGCCCGCGCCATGGGCGAATTCGGCGCGGTCGCGGTGGTGTCGGGCAAGATCCGCGGCCAGACCGCGACCATGCCGATCACCATCGAGATGCTGTACAACGAATACCTGTCCGTCGCGGCGTTCAGCATGGCCGCGCTGCTGACCGCGCTTGCCCTTGTCACCCTGCTTCTGAAAACCCTGCTGGAACTGCGTCACGCCGACCAGCTTGCCGCCATTCGTCGCCATTGAAGGGAAACCGATCATGCATATCGACATCGACGAAATCGCCAAGACCTTCGGCGCCACGACCGCGCTGCGTCCCGTGTCCCTGAACATCCCATCGGGCGCCCTTGTCGCGCTTCTAGGTCCGTCGGGGTCGGGCAAGACCACGCTGCTGCGGATCCTGGGGGGCCTGGAATTTCCGACCTCGGGACGGGTGCTGTTCAACGGCCAGGACGCGACCGGCATGACGGTCCAGGACCGCCGCGCGGGCTTCGTGTTCCAAAGCTATGCGCTGTTCCGGCACATGACCGTGTTCGACAACATCGCCTATGGCCTTCGCGCCCGCCCCCGCAGCCAGCGTCCCCCCAAGGCGGAAATCACCCGCCGCGTGACCAAGCTGCTGGACCTGATCCAGTTGCCCGACATCGCCACCCGCTATCCCACGCAACTGTCGGGCGGCCAGCGCCAGCGCGTGGCCCTGGCCCGCGCCCTTGCGATCGAGCCGCGGATGCTGCTGCTGGACGAACCGTTCGGCGCGCTTGACGCCAAGGTGCGGCGCGAATTGCGCCAGGGCCTGCGCGACATCCATGACGAAACAGGCCTGACCACGGTCTTCGTGACCCATGACCAGGACGAGGCGATGGAGCTGGCCGACCTGGTGGTGGTGATGTCGATGGGCCGGATCGAACAGATCGGCAAGCCGCAGGACATCCGTGCCAAGCCCGCGACCGAATTCGTGCGCGACTTCATC harbors:
- the cysT gene encoding sulfate ABC transporter permease subunit CysT, producing the protein MTARPLVHRTAMPGLGLSAGVTLTMLSIVVLLPIGALLLKGASFGFSNVLEVVARERVQAALFLSFKLSLLAAAFNLIFGVLLAWVLVRYSFPGKRILDAAVDLPFALPTAVAGIALTALYAPNGPFGELFQQMGLKIAYTQAGIFIALVFVGLPFVTRTVQPVIEEIDREVEEASATLGATRLYTLRHVILPMLTPAALTGFALSLARAVGEYGSVIFIAGNIPLRTEIAPLLIVIQLEEFNYDAAAAIGIAMLVISFAMLLAINLIQIISRRKMGHV
- the cysW gene encoding sulfate ABC transporter permease subunit CysW, which codes for MSDATLHPARAFRAATQEAPLMRAALIGIAVAGLAVLVFAPLAVVFAEALKDGWLAPMESLGNRDARSAIQLTLLITAIAVPLNAAFGVAAAWLITKFDFRGKAFLITLIDLPFSVSPVVAGLCIVLLFGANSVVGGWLIAHGWPIVFAIPGIVLATVFVTFPFVARELIPVMIEQGRAEEEAALTLGASGWRTFRTVTLPNIRWALLYGTLLCTARAMGEFGAVAVVSGKIRGQTATMPITIEMLYNEYLSVAAFSMAALLTALALVTLLLKTLLELRHADQLAAIRRH
- a CDS encoding sulfate/molybdate ABC transporter ATP-binding protein, translating into MHIDIDEIAKTFGATTALRPVSLNIPSGALVALLGPSGSGKTTLLRILGGLEFPTSGRVLFNGQDATGMTVQDRRAGFVFQSYALFRHMTVFDNIAYGLRARPRSQRPPKAEITRRVTKLLDLIQLPDIATRYPTQLSGGQRQRVALARALAIEPRMLLLDEPFGALDAKVRRELRQGLRDIHDETGLTTVFVTHDQDEAMELADLVVVMSMGRIEQIGKPQDIRAKPATEFVRDFITA